The following proteins are co-located in the uncultured Draconibacterium sp. genome:
- a CDS encoding arylsulfatase, whose protein sequence is MKRIILLLSAVLSCTFLFGQKSISKPNIIFIITDQQRSDALGCMGNKTVISPNIDKIAEEGVIFVNGYSAVPSCTPARAGLLTGMSPWHHGMLGYGKLARKYKYEMPQMMREAGYYTFGIGKMHWFPQKALHGFNGTLTDESGRVEQDGYVSDYRDWFKLNAPGEDPDKTGIGWNDNKSGVYQLDEKLHPTYWTGKTAVELIENYDQEKPLFLKVSFARPHSPYDPPQRFLDIYEDRKIPEPVIGEWSHYLDGVKGNESAAFGDFGTEYAIKSRRHYYANITFIDEMVGQIVQVLKDTGMYENSIICFTSDHGDMLGDHHHWRKTYAYEGSSNIPFLFKWPENTNAKLRRGSVLENPTELRDFLPTFLDAAGAEIPDELDGESLLKLVKNPQASWRSYIDLEHATCYSPENYWCALTDGNWKYIWFLRTGKEQLFNLKTDPVEIVNLSESNKPELEKWRERMVDHLSERGEGFVKNGKLVRREETMLYSPNFPEDNRTENERVNDWHNIYKGID, encoded by the coding sequence ATGAAGCGAATAATTCTCCTATTGTCAGCAGTTCTTAGTTGTACTTTTCTGTTTGGGCAGAAAAGCATTTCAAAGCCAAATATCATTTTTATTATTACCGACCAGCAGCGTTCTGATGCATTGGGTTGCATGGGGAATAAAACGGTCATTTCTCCAAATATTGATAAAATTGCGGAAGAAGGAGTAATCTTTGTTAATGGATATTCGGCAGTACCCAGTTGTACTCCGGCACGTGCCGGATTGTTAACCGGAATGTCCCCGTGGCACCATGGAATGTTAGGATACGGAAAATTAGCGCGAAAATACAAATATGAAATGCCTCAAATGATGAGAGAGGCAGGTTACTATACTTTTGGAATTGGTAAAATGCACTGGTTTCCTCAAAAGGCTTTACACGGATTTAATGGCACTTTAACCGATGAGAGCGGGCGTGTGGAGCAGGATGGTTACGTTAGCGATTATCGCGATTGGTTTAAACTAAATGCTCCCGGCGAAGATCCGGATAAAACCGGGATTGGATGGAATGATAATAAATCAGGCGTTTATCAGCTTGACGAAAAATTGCATCCCACATATTGGACAGGGAAAACCGCCGTTGAATTAATTGAAAACTACGATCAGGAAAAACCTCTTTTTTTAAAGGTGTCTTTTGCCCGGCCACATAGCCCTTACGATCCTCCACAGCGTTTTCTCGATATATACGAGGATAGAAAAATACCCGAGCCGGTTATTGGAGAGTGGTCTCATTATTTAGATGGTGTTAAAGGCAACGAAAGTGCCGCTTTTGGAGACTTTGGCACTGAATACGCCATTAAAAGTCGCAGGCATTATTACGCCAACATTACGTTTATTGATGAAATGGTTGGCCAAATTGTTCAGGTATTAAAAGACACGGGAATGTATGAAAATTCCATTATTTGTTTTACTTCCGATCATGGCGATATGTTGGGCGATCATCATCATTGGCGAAAAACATACGCGTATGAAGGTTCTTCAAATATTCCGTTCCTGTTTAAATGGCCCGAAAATACCAATGCAAAACTTAGAAGAGGATCTGTTCTTGAAAATCCTACAGAACTAAGGGATTTTTTACCGACCTTTTTAGATGCTGCCGGTGCAGAAATTCCGGATGAGCTGGACGGAGAGTCTTTGTTGAAACTTGTGAAAAATCCTCAGGCAAGCTGGCGCTCTTACATCGATTTAGAACATGCAACCTGTTACAGCCCCGAAAACTACTGGTGTGCTCTTACTGATGGAAACTGGAAATACATTTGGTTTTTGAGAACAGGAAAGGAACAGCTTTTTAATCTGAAAACTGATCCGGTAGAAATTGTCAACTTATCGGAAAGCAATAAGCCGGAGCTGGAAAAATGGAGGGAAAGAATGGTAGATCACCTAAGTGAAAGAGGTGAAGGTTTTGTAAAGAATGGAAAACTTGTTCGGCGAGAAGAAACCATGTTGTACAGTCCAAATTTTCCGGAAGATAACAGAACAGAAAATGAGCGGGTAAATGACTGGCACAACATTTACAAAGGTATTGACTAA
- the pbpC gene encoding penicillin-binding protein 1C — translation MKKRLIIAPVILLILFLLSGIFLPKPLFRSAYSTVLESNNGQLLGARIAADEQWRFPAVDSVPFKYERCVLNFEDSYFYQHPGINLFSIARAFVQNIKAGRIVSGGSTITMQVCRLARGQKSRTVKNKLVEMVWALHLELRMSKREILKLYASHAPFGGNVVGLDAAAWRYFGRDSHQLSWAESATLAVLPNAPSLIYPGRLDQKLKLKRDGLLKKLLLRNEIDSLTYDLAVMEPLPEKVNALPNMAYHLVQKAVAEEKGKRIRSTIDVVLQERVNAIVQKHHSIQKGNHVNNMAVIVAEISTKKVRAYVGNVIGNDSLLHGNLVDVIQAERSSGSILKPFLYCKMLDEGVLTPKMLIPDIPIRFGGFTPMNFDREYNGAVPAEEALARSLNIPAVHLLREFGVAPFHSFLKKTGMSTLSNHPDYYGLSLILGGAEVKLWDLAGMYTSLAAILKTYNDEDGLYNSDPFAELVWKENIRQVDEKLALNQPMIRAASVYSTLDALLKVKRPESEAGWENFAASKKIAWKTGTSFGFRDAWAVGVSSEYVVGVWVGNADGEGRPGLTGVSSAAPVLFDVFSCLPTSNWFAIPEDEMDEIEVCAQSGYRPGENCNERKTVLVPGGNKVGICPWHKTVHLNEDGFYRVNASCYPVAKMQYRNYFILPPAIEYYYKRNNVFYSTLPPLLPGCMETEQQMEFIYPREWNKLFIPVDLDGTPGKLIFDLAHRQNAVRVYWYLDEKYLGNTNGIHQLEIRPEAGWHKITVNDNLGNSIVKKFMVVNKRELQE, via the coding sequence ATGAAAAAGCGATTAATAATTGCTCCGGTTATTTTACTGATTCTGTTTCTTTTGAGTGGAATTTTTTTACCCAAACCTTTGTTTCGTTCTGCTTATTCTACCGTTTTGGAAAGCAATAACGGACAACTGCTTGGAGCGCGAATTGCGGCAGATGAGCAATGGCGTTTCCCAGCAGTTGATTCTGTTCCTTTTAAATACGAGCGCTGTGTACTAAACTTCGAAGACAGCTATTTTTACCAACATCCGGGTATAAATTTGTTTTCAATTGCACGTGCTTTTGTTCAGAATATAAAAGCCGGTAGAATTGTTAGTGGCGGCAGTACAATTACGATGCAAGTATGTAGATTGGCCCGTGGACAAAAGTCACGAACTGTTAAAAACAAACTGGTGGAAATGGTTTGGGCTCTTCATTTGGAGTTGCGTATGTCCAAAAGGGAAATTTTAAAATTGTATGCATCCCATGCTCCGTTTGGTGGTAATGTTGTAGGTTTGGATGCTGCAGCATGGCGCTATTTCGGACGCGACAGTCACCAGCTTTCATGGGCCGAATCGGCTACTTTAGCTGTTCTTCCCAATGCTCCGTCGTTAATTTATCCCGGTCGTTTAGATCAGAAACTAAAACTCAAGCGAGATGGCCTTTTAAAAAAGCTACTGCTCAGGAATGAGATTGACAGTTTAACCTACGATTTGGCAGTAATGGAACCTCTTCCCGAAAAAGTGAATGCTTTGCCCAATATGGCCTATCACCTGGTGCAAAAGGCCGTAGCTGAGGAAAAGGGGAAACGAATTCGATCGACTATTGATGTGGTTTTGCAGGAACGAGTAAATGCAATTGTGCAAAAACATCATTCCATACAAAAAGGAAATCACGTGAATAATATGGCCGTAATCGTAGCCGAAATCTCAACTAAAAAAGTGCGAGCTTATGTTGGGAATGTAATCGGTAACGACAGTTTACTGCATGGAAATCTGGTAGATGTAATTCAGGCAGAACGGAGTTCAGGAAGTATTCTTAAGCCGTTTTTGTATTGTAAAATGCTCGACGAGGGAGTGCTGACACCCAAAATGCTTATCCCTGACATTCCCATTCGGTTTGGTGGCTTTACTCCCATGAACTTCGATCGGGAATACAACGGTGCAGTTCCTGCCGAAGAGGCTTTGGCACGATCCCTTAACATTCCGGCAGTTCATTTATTGCGCGAATTTGGTGTGGCACCTTTCCATTCATTTCTAAAAAAAACAGGAATGAGCACTTTGTCGAATCATCCCGATTATTACGGGCTTTCGTTAATATTGGGTGGTGCAGAAGTAAAATTGTGGGATTTGGCCGGTATGTACACTTCTTTAGCAGCAATTTTAAAAACGTATAACGATGAGGATGGTCTGTATAATTCAGATCCGTTTGCTGAACTGGTTTGGAAAGAAAACATCCGGCAGGTGGATGAGAAGTTGGCTTTAAATCAACCAATGATTCGGGCAGCTTCTGTGTATTCTACGCTCGATGCATTGTTAAAAGTAAAACGCCCCGAATCGGAAGCCGGCTGGGAAAATTTTGCTGCATCGAAAAAAATCGCCTGGAAAACAGGTACGAGTTTTGGATTTCGCGATGCCTGGGCAGTTGGTGTCTCATCTGAATATGTAGTTGGTGTTTGGGTTGGCAATGCCGATGGAGAAGGGCGTCCCGGCTTAACAGGTGTTAGCTCAGCCGCTCCTGTTTTATTCGATGTGTTTTCATGTTTACCCACAAGCAACTGGTTTGCAATTCCTGAAGATGAAATGGATGAGATTGAAGTTTGTGCCCAGAGTGGCTATCGTCCGGGTGAAAATTGTAATGAACGTAAAACGGTGCTGGTTCCCGGTGGAAACAAAGTTGGAATTTGTCCCTGGCATAAAACAGTTCATTTAAATGAAGATGGTTTTTACAGGGTTAATGCCAGTTGCTATCCGGTTGCAAAAATGCAGTATCGTAATTATTTTATTCTTCCTCCGGCAATCGAATATTACTACAAACGTAATAATGTTTTTTATTCAACCTTGCCACCTCTTTTACCCGGGTGTATGGAGACGGAGCAACAAATGGAGTTTATTTATCCGCGTGAGTGGAATAAACTTTTTATTCCGGTTGATTTGGACGGAACACCCGGAAAATTAATATTCGATTTGGCACACCGCCAGAATGCAGTTCGTGTATATTGGTATCTCGACGAAAAATATCTGGGGAATACAAATGGCATTCATCAGCTGGAAATCAGACCGGAAGCAGGCTGGCATAAGATTACCGTAAACGATAATTTGGGGAATTCAATCGTGAAAAAATTTATGGTGGTAAACAAACGTGAATTACAGGAGTAA
- a CDS encoding MG2 domain-containing protein has translation MKKFIIPVTFFLMALFGCQSEKSKTVETDLGFSKYVQAYTAGTISKNASVSVYLTQPVSAYNNEPVFSFSPEIKGKTVLVGDRIFEFRPEESMKSGTNYKAEFHLGKVLKVDKAFEKMPFQFSTMQQAFSLTVEGLKNYEGMRSSQMQLTGYVLTADVADVMEVEQTLTAEYLNKELAVSWTHDPGQRKHFFTVDSISRNQNETQNLMLDWDAKALNVDDSGSKQIEVPPLNAFKIIETNVVQQPEQCIQIRFSDPLLKGQDLEGLVVLDSDAELRLEIDGNVLKAWTSERVSGDINLTIYKGIKSENYASLKESANFLLQFTSAEPNVRLIGKGVIVPQSKTLEIPFEAISLNAVDLRIIEIYRNNILQFFQENRIDGRSELRRVGRLVYEGKVDLKSSEPVNYNQWNTFKVDLADLINIEQGAIYRVEFQFKKEYSMYKCSADEDDGMTDNSMISSPENYKTSWDSPGWYSNYFYPEGYDWRERDNPCHVSYYNSDRFVSRNIFASELGITAKEGRNHTMLFAVSNLLTTEPLAGVELKLLNFQNRLIDVVQTDVNGFAKVDLEKKPFLLVAQRGVQFGYLRLDDGTSLSVSNFNVSGQEVVDGMKGFIYGERDVWRPGDTLFLNFILDAEFELEENHPVFFSLINPKNQLVEKRVISTNTNGFYLLTSKTETDAPTGNWRAEVQVGNTVFSKKIKIETIKPNRLKIELDLPADKLIGQNTSTLPIKSSWLHGTPAKSLKAKVEVLFSKSQTQFENFKNYTFTDPATRFTSKEETIFEGKLDEKGEGTIPLKLEGLNNAPGMLNVWFTSRVFETGGDFSTSITKAKYSPFESFVGVRMPESEDNWYQTDTDYQPEIVLVDKYGKPVSGNDIEAKLYKVDWRWWWESGAENLAHYVSGSYYKPVKTWLVTDAKHKSQLKLNVKYNNWQDNGRYFLWVKDLSSGHSTGITFYMSEWGSWRSDGMDEGATLLSVRTDKEKYKVGDDIEVTIPSSKTGKALVSLENGTEVLDMFWVETSDKQTKFKIKAKAEMAPNFYVHVSLIQAYGQTENDAPLRLYGITPVNVENPETILNPEIKAPEEIKPETSYSVEISEAKNKKMTYTLAIVDEGLLGLTNYSTPNPHHTFYSREALGVKTWDLYDYVAGAYGARLEKAFAVGGDGEMIDSDKKEANRFKPVVQFAGPFTLEAGKTQKHEFVMPNYIGAVRMMVVAGNKGAYGIKEKSVPVRKGLMLLATVPRMLAPLETFELPVTVFAMKDNVKNVSVRVKTNDVIEVSGESKNSLQFTEMGEKMTYFKLKVKGKTGIGKITVEAESGNEKASYEVELDVRNPNLPVTVQQSKLVNGNEKWNTELQSPGEAATNVSWIEVSGFPPLNLAKHIDDLIQYPHGCVEQLTSSVFPQLFLADLTEVTADQKASIENNVRKALLKLQSYQLASGGFSYWPGSNMVNEWGTNYAGHFIINAEKAGYSLPFGMKDKWLNYQKSAARNWKEVTAVRYRNYDFSQAYRLYTLALAGTPDIGAMNRLREKKEKSGTVAWRLAAAYVLAGKTEAANKLIEGISTEVAEYNEFGGTFGSSLRDKAMILESLVLMGDKENAFEILQNISEEINKRDWLSTQTASWCLIAAARFSAEFFTGDNETNFTLIANGYKTQMRTKIPVVKVPVASKGDKNLKVEFENQGGNATFVRVLSRGIPTGVDSTSSLNNLLLEVVYLDAAGVKIDPSKIKQGTDFRMEVKVKHPGKRVDYDEMVLSTVFPSGWEIINKRMGGLPTDEAAFEYQDIRDDRIYTYFDLEMSKQKTFVFYLNAAYKGNYYYAPVSCEAMYDNSVRVQKAGRMVEVE, from the coding sequence GTGAAAAAGTTTATTATCCCCGTTACTTTTTTTTTGATGGCTTTGTTCGGCTGTCAATCCGAAAAATCGAAAACCGTTGAAACCGATCTTGGATTTAGCAAATATGTGCAGGCATACACGGCCGGAACAATTTCTAAAAATGCTTCTGTTTCGGTGTATTTGACTCAGCCGGTTAGTGCGTATAACAACGAACCTGTTTTTTCGTTTTCGCCTGAAATAAAAGGTAAAACCGTGTTGGTTGGCGACCGCATATTTGAATTTCGGCCGGAAGAAAGTATGAAGTCAGGGACAAATTATAAGGCAGAATTTCATTTGGGTAAAGTACTAAAAGTTGACAAAGCGTTTGAAAAGATGCCTTTTCAGTTTTCAACCATGCAGCAGGCTTTTTCGCTTACCGTTGAGGGACTAAAAAATTACGAAGGAATGCGCTCTTCGCAAATGCAACTCACCGGTTATGTGTTAACGGCCGATGTTGCCGATGTAATGGAAGTGGAACAAACCTTAACTGCCGAATATTTAAACAAAGAGTTGGCTGTTTCGTGGACACACGATCCGGGGCAGCGCAAACATTTTTTTACGGTTGACAGTATTTCCAGAAATCAAAACGAAACGCAAAATTTAATGTTGGACTGGGATGCGAAGGCTTTAAATGTAGATGATTCGGGAAGTAAACAAATTGAGGTGCCGCCTTTAAATGCATTTAAAATAATCGAAACCAATGTGGTGCAGCAGCCCGAACAATGTATTCAGATTCGTTTTTCCGATCCTTTGTTGAAAGGTCAGGACCTGGAAGGTTTGGTGGTTTTGGATAGTGATGCCGAATTGCGTTTGGAGATAGACGGGAATGTGTTAAAAGCCTGGACTTCGGAACGTGTGTCGGGCGATATAAATCTGACTATTTATAAAGGAATTAAAAGTGAAAATTATGCGAGTTTAAAAGAGTCGGCAAACTTTTTATTGCAGTTTACAAGTGCCGAGCCAAACGTTCGCTTAATTGGTAAAGGTGTGATTGTGCCACAAAGCAAAACTCTGGAAATTCCGTTTGAAGCCATTAGCTTAAATGCAGTTGACCTGCGAATAATTGAAATTTACAGGAATAATATTTTGCAGTTTTTTCAGGAAAACAGAATTGATGGGCGGTCGGAATTGAGAAGAGTGGGGCGTTTGGTATACGAAGGGAAAGTGGATCTGAAATCTTCGGAGCCGGTTAATTACAACCAGTGGAATACGTTTAAAGTTGATTTAGCCGATTTGATAAACATTGAGCAAGGGGCTATTTATCGTGTCGAGTTTCAGTTTAAAAAGGAGTATTCGATGTACAAATGTTCTGCAGACGAAGACGATGGAATGACTGATAATTCCATGATCTCTTCGCCTGAAAATTATAAAACAAGCTGGGACTCTCCGGGTTGGTACAGCAATTACTTTTACCCCGAAGGTTACGACTGGCGCGAACGCGATAATCCATGTCATGTTTCGTACTACAATTCCGACCGTTTTGTAAGCCGGAATATTTTTGCATCGGAGTTGGGTATTACTGCCAAAGAAGGACGAAATCATACCATGCTTTTTGCAGTTTCAAATCTGCTAACTACTGAGCCGCTGGCAGGCGTTGAACTTAAATTGCTGAATTTTCAGAATCGGTTGATTGATGTGGTTCAAACCGATGTGAATGGCTTTGCAAAAGTTGATTTGGAAAAGAAACCGTTTTTGTTGGTGGCCCAGCGTGGTGTGCAGTTTGGGTATTTACGACTCGACGACGGAACTTCGTTGTCTGTAAGTAATTTTAATGTGTCGGGACAAGAAGTTGTAGATGGAATGAAGGGATTTATTTATGGCGAACGCGATGTTTGGCGCCCCGGCGATACTTTGTTTCTGAATTTTATTTTAGATGCCGAATTTGAACTGGAAGAAAATCATCCGGTATTTTTTAGCCTCATCAATCCGAAAAACCAGTTGGTGGAGAAAAGGGTAATTAGTACCAATACAAATGGATTTTATTTGTTGACCAGTAAAACTGAAACGGATGCACCTACAGGAAACTGGCGCGCCGAAGTACAAGTTGGGAATACAGTTTTTTCAAAAAAAATAAAGATAGAAACCATAAAACCCAACCGCCTAAAAATTGAGTTGGATTTGCCGGCCGACAAATTAATCGGACAAAATACGAGTACTTTGCCCATAAAATCATCGTGGTTACATGGTACTCCTGCAAAATCGTTAAAAGCCAAAGTTGAGGTGCTTTTCTCAAAAAGTCAGACGCAATTCGAGAATTTTAAAAATTACACTTTTACCGATCCTGCAACCCGATTTACAAGCAAAGAAGAAACCATATTCGAGGGCAAATTAGATGAGAAAGGCGAAGGAACCATTCCGCTGAAACTTGAAGGATTAAATAATGCTCCGGGCATGTTAAATGTTTGGTTTACTTCAAGGGTGTTCGAAACAGGTGGCGATTTTAGCACCTCAATTACCAAAGCAAAATATTCACCCTTCGAATCGTTTGTGGGAGTGCGGATGCCCGAATCGGAAGATAACTGGTACCAAACCGACACGGATTATCAGCCTGAAATCGTGCTTGTGGACAAATACGGGAAACCGGTTTCGGGGAACGACATTGAAGCCAAATTGTACAAAGTAGATTGGCGTTGGTGGTGGGAGTCAGGTGCCGAAAACCTGGCGCACTATGTTTCGGGGAGTTATTACAAACCGGTAAAAACCTGGTTGGTGACGGATGCTAAACACAAATCGCAGTTAAAATTAAATGTAAAATACAACAACTGGCAAGACAATGGCCGCTATTTCCTTTGGGTAAAAGATCTTAGTTCCGGGCATTCAACCGGTATTACTTTTTACATGTCGGAATGGGGCAGCTGGCGTTCGGATGGAATGGACGAAGGAGCAACTTTGCTAAGTGTGCGAACCGACAAAGAAAAATACAAAGTTGGCGACGATATTGAAGTTACCATTCCGTCGTCGAAAACAGGAAAAGCACTGGTGAGTCTTGAAAACGGAACTGAAGTGCTTGATATGTTTTGGGTAGAAACCAGTGATAAACAAACCAAATTCAAGATAAAAGCGAAAGCTGAAATGGCGCCCAACTTTTACGTGCATGTGAGTTTGATTCAGGCATACGGACAAACAGAAAACGATGCACCTTTGCGTTTGTATGGAATTACGCCGGTAAATGTTGAAAATCCGGAAACAATTTTGAACCCGGAGATTAAAGCACCTGAAGAGATAAAACCAGAAACTTCGTATTCTGTAGAAATATCGGAAGCCAAAAACAAAAAAATGACCTATACACTGGCCATTGTTGACGAAGGTTTGCTGGGATTAACCAATTATTCAACACCAAATCCACATCATACATTTTACAGCCGCGAGGCACTGGGCGTAAAAACCTGGGATTTGTACGATTATGTGGCCGGTGCATATGGCGCCCGTTTGGAAAAGGCATTTGCCGTGGGTGGTGATGGTGAAATGATAGACTCAGACAAAAAGGAAGCGAACCGTTTTAAACCCGTTGTACAATTTGCCGGACCATTTACATTGGAAGCCGGTAAAACGCAAAAACACGAATTTGTAATGCCAAATTACATTGGTGCAGTGCGAATGATGGTTGTTGCCGGAAATAAGGGAGCATACGGAATAAAAGAAAAAAGTGTTCCGGTTCGAAAAGGATTGATGTTGCTTGCAACGGTTCCAAGAATGTTGGCTCCGCTGGAAACATTCGAATTGCCCGTTACTGTTTTTGCAATGAAAGACAATGTGAAAAATGTGTCGGTGCGCGTAAAAACCAATGATGTTATCGAAGTCTCGGGTGAATCAAAAAATAGTCTGCAGTTTACAGAGATGGGTGAGAAAATGACCTACTTTAAGCTGAAAGTAAAAGGGAAAACCGGAATTGGAAAAATAACAGTTGAAGCCGAATCGGGCAATGAAAAAGCCAGTTACGAAGTGGAGCTGGATGTTCGGAATCCGAATTTACCGGTTACAGTTCAGCAGTCGAAATTGGTGAATGGGAATGAGAAATGGAACACGGAATTACAATCACCGGGAGAGGCTGCAACGAATGTGTCCTGGATTGAGGTTTCAGGATTTCCTCCTCTGAATTTGGCGAAACACATTGATGACCTGATTCAATATCCACACGGTTGTGTTGAGCAGCTTACCTCATCGGTTTTTCCACAGTTGTTTTTGGCCGATTTAACCGAAGTAACAGCCGATCAGAAAGCCTCAATAGAAAATAATGTCAGAAAAGCACTGTTGAAATTGCAGTCGTACCAGCTGGCAAGTGGTGGGTTTAGTTATTGGCCGGGATCAAACATGGTTAACGAATGGGGAACAAATTATGCCGGGCATTTTATTATAAATGCTGAAAAGGCCGGTTATTCGCTGCCATTTGGAATGAAAGACAAGTGGCTGAATTATCAGAAATCGGCAGCCCGAAACTGGAAAGAGGTAACTGCTGTTCGTTATCGCAATTACGATTTTTCACAGGCATACCGTTTGTACACGCTTGCTTTGGCCGGTACTCCCGATATTGGTGCGATGAATCGTTTGCGTGAGAAAAAGGAAAAATCGGGTACGGTGGCCTGGCGACTGGCAGCCGCTTATGTTTTGGCCGGAAAAACGGAAGCAGCCAATAAATTAATTGAAGGAATATCAACGGAAGTGGCGGAGTACAACGAGTTCGGTGGCACCTTTGGATCGTCGCTGCGTGACAAAGCCATGATTTTGGAATCGCTGGTTTTAATGGGCGACAAAGAAAATGCATTTGAAATCTTACAAAACATATCGGAAGAAATAAATAAACGCGACTGGTTGAGTACACAAACAGCATCGTGGTGTTTAATTGCTGCCGCCCGCTTCTCTGCTGAGTTTTTTACGGGCGACAACGAAACTAATTTTACTCTTATTGCCAATGGATATAAAACGCAAATGCGTACCAAAATTCCGGTGGTTAAAGTTCCGGTAGCTTCGAAAGGCGATAAAAATTTAAAAGTTGAATTCGAAAACCAGGGAGGCAATGCCACTTTCGTTCGTGTTTTGAGTCGTGGAATTCCAACCGGAGTAGATTCTACTTCTTCGTTGAATAATTTGCTTTTGGAAGTGGTTTATCTCGATGCTGCAGGAGTAAAAATCGATCCTTCAAAAATTAAACAGGGAACAGATTTTAGAATGGAAGTGAAAGTAAAACATCCCGGCAAACGAGTGGATTACGATGAAATGGTTTTATCCACTGTTTTCCCCTCGGGATGGGAAATTATAAATAAAAGAATGGGCGGTTTGCCAACAGATGAGGCGGCATTTGAATACCAGGATATCAGAGACGATAGGATTTATACCTATTTTGATTTGGAAATGAGCAAACAAAAAACCTTTGTTTTTTATTTAAATGCTGCTTACAAAGGAAATTACTATTATGCTCCGGTAAGTTGCGAAGCGATGTACGATAATAGTGTTCGCGTTCAAAAAGCAGGCAGAATGGTTGAAGTGGAGTAG
- a CDS encoding bifunctional 3,4-dihydroxy-2-butanone-4-phosphate synthase/GTP cyclohydrolase II, which produces MTDIRLNTIPEAIAAIKNGEMVIVVDDEDRENEGDLIIASELITPEIVNFMALKARGLICVALTEERCNELDLEVMVGKNTSSNETAFTVSVDAIHPEVTTGISAGDRAITIQMLVNDKTRPEQLGRPGHIFPLKAKSRGVLRRSGHTEAAVDLARLAGLKPSGVLVEIMNEDGTMARLPQLCEFAEEHQLKIVTIKDLISFLFQSESLIDRGEEVMLPTHFGEFRIVPFRQKSNGAEHVALIKGEWKPNEPILTRVHSSCMTGDIFGSLRCECGDQLHKSMEMIEKAGKGVIVYMMQEGRGIGLLNKIAAYKLQDEGLDTVEANLHLGFKADERDYGVGAQILSNLGVTKMKLLTNNPVKRVGLEGYGLEVTEIISMEVEPNEHNQRYMKTKRDRMGHHLKGFNYDL; this is translated from the coding sequence ATGACAGACATAAGGCTAAATACCATTCCTGAAGCCATTGCAGCCATTAAAAATGGTGAAATGGTTATTGTGGTAGATGATGAAGACAGAGAAAACGAAGGAGATTTAATTATTGCTTCAGAATTAATTACACCTGAAATTGTAAATTTTATGGCGCTTAAAGCACGCGGGCTAATTTGTGTTGCTTTAACCGAAGAACGCTGTAATGAATTGGATTTGGAAGTAATGGTAGGTAAAAATACCTCGTCGAACGAAACAGCTTTTACAGTTTCGGTTGACGCCATTCATCCTGAAGTTACAACCGGAATTTCTGCCGGTGACCGTGCCATTACCATTCAAATGTTGGTAAACGATAAAACCAGACCCGAACAATTGGGACGTCCAGGTCATATTTTCCCCTTAAAAGCGAAAAGCAGAGGTGTGCTTCGAAGAAGTGGACATACTGAAGCTGCTGTCGATTTAGCGCGTTTGGCCGGATTAAAACCATCTGGTGTGTTGGTTGAAATTATGAATGAAGATGGTACAATGGCGCGTCTTCCTCAGTTGTGCGAATTTGCAGAGGAACATCAGCTTAAAATTGTAACCATTAAAGATCTGATTTCTTTTCTGTTTCAAAGCGAAAGTTTGATTGACAGAGGTGAAGAAGTGATGCTTCCAACTCATTTTGGAGAGTTCAGAATTGTTCCTTTTCGTCAGAAATCAAACGGAGCAGAGCATGTTGCTTTAATAAAAGGCGAATGGAAACCAAACGAGCCGATTCTTACACGCGTTCATTCATCTTGTATGACCGGTGATATTTTTGGTTCTCTTCGTTGCGAGTGTGGCGATCAGTTGCACAAATCGATGGAGATGATTGAGAAAGCCGGAAAAGGTGTAATTGTTTACATGATGCAGGAAGGCCGTGGAATTGGCTTGCTAAATAAAATTGCCGCCTATAAATTGCAGGATGAAGGTCTGGATACCGTAGAAGCCAATCTTCATTTGGGTTTTAAAGCCGATGAGCGCGATTATGGTGTTGGTGCACAAATTCTGTCGAACCTTGGTGTCACAAAAATGAAACTTCTAACCAATAATCCGGTTAAACGGGTTGGTCTTGAAGGATATGGATTGGAAGTTACAGAAATAATCTCGATGGAAGTAGAGCCAAATGAGCACAACCAGCGTTACATGAAAACAAAACGAGACAGAATGGGGCATCATCTAAAAGGCTTTAATTACGACTTGTAA